The DNA window CGATCAGATCGCCATGCGGGTGGCGAACAGACTCCAGCGGGAGGGATACCGGGCGTTGCCGGTGCCGGCATCGAAGAGGACCGATAACGATCGGATCTGCGGGCCGTTCTCACAGAAGCTTGCCGCCCATCTCGCCGGTTTTGGATGGATCGGCAGGAGTTGCCTCCTGATCACGCCTGACCACGGGCCCCGGGTCCGCTGGGTGACGGTGCTGACCGATGCACCCCTGACCCCGACCGGTTCCCCAATGGAGAGCCGGTGTGGGACCTGCCAGGCCTGTGTGACGGCCTGTCCGGTGCAGGCGTTCACCGGGCGGGGCTTCGACCCGGACGAACCCCGAGAGGCCCGGTATGATGCAGCGGCCTGCGAGCGGTTCTTTAAGGCGGAGGAGGAGCGGACCGGCAATGCGGTATGCGGGATGTGCGTCTGGGTCTGCCCGTATGGACAGGGTC is part of the Methanosphaerula palustris E1-9c genome and encodes:
- a CDS encoding 4Fe-4S double cluster binding domain-containing protein, with translation MDIGDRIQSCAESLGVDYVGVADLTEAREFIIEQGGPAIGQYPFGVTMGIALIDPIVDLLPDRERNGGGILYKHHAYDVVNTTLDQIAMRVANRLQREGYRALPVPASKRTDNDRICGPFSQKLAAHLAGFGWIGRSCLLITPDHGPRVRWVTVLTDAPLTPTGSPMESRCGTCQACVTACPVQAFTGRGFDPDEPREARYDAAACERFFKAEEERTGNAVCGMCVWVCPYGQGRPAPVPDSSAFQK